The sequence AAAGATATGCAGTTATGCAAAACACTGCATTGAATACAATTATGCATGCACTAACCTCTAAGGTTGACGCGTACGATAATGATCATTCTGGACTCATATTTACAATCCTATATATTGCCATATGTAATGGCAATATTTGATCACTGTCCTTCCTTATCTAACTAAAGCAGTATCCAAGCCTAAAACTGTCTTACAGTGTTGTCGATTTGTCAAATGTCCAGCTACAGTAGAGACTGCAGATTTCAACCTGGCTGCATATATGTTTTCATCCCTTCTCATCAGCAACAGCAGCAAAAGCTTGCAGAGAAAATGTAGAACTCTTCCTAAAGCTGGTACCAAACTGATTCAACTTGCCTTCATATAAGTAGTCACTAGTCAGTATTTAATTTGGCATCCTTtcagtttttcttctttcttgctTCTGCTTTCCAATCTCTTCGACCCGGCAGAGTTTTATTTGTTTCAGAATTGACCCCATGAATAGCTACATCAGACTGTGATTGCCTTTCTAATGTTTCGTCTGCCTTAGTTCCAGAGGACAAGCATGTCTGAGTCTCTCTGGTTGAGATTGCACGAGAAATAACATGGCCATTAGTTGTCACTTCTGGGCTTTTCAACATGTGAGCACTCCTAGCATCTCTTTTCCAATTTCTTTTACAATGCACACGGGGAGTGTAATTGCTAACAACCCCATTCAGTTGCAGTTCTACAGGTGGAGTTGACTGCTTTAAGATGCTAGACTTCTTTATATCAGCCTCAAGACGCTTCCGAGCTCTATATCTGCGTTGCCGTTCTCGGTTCTTCAGGCGACGAATTGCAATGT comes from Ziziphus jujuba cultivar Dongzao chromosome 6, ASM3175591v1 and encodes:
- the LOC107430588 gene encoding uncharacterized protein LOC107430588 isoform X1, with protein sequence MVSKTKDPTHLRGANFLGRMEKGQSMNGPQGQDSFILQSANQRKCSASNNDIAIRRLKNRERQRRYRARKRLEADIKKSSILKQSTPPVELQLNGVVSNYTPRVHCKRNWKRDARSAHMLKSPEVTTNGHVISRAISTRETQTCLSSGTKADETLERQSQSDVAIHGVNSETNKTLPGRRDWKAEARKKKN
- the LOC107430588 gene encoding uncharacterized protein LOC107430588 isoform X2, producing MEKGQSMNGPQGQDSFILQSANQRKCSASNNDIAIRRLKNRERQRRYRARKRLEADIKKSSILKQSTPPVELQLNGVVSNYTPRVHCKRNWKRDARSAHMLKSPEVTTNGHVISRAISTRETQTCLSSGTKADETLERQSQSDVAIHGVNSETNKTLPGRRDWKAEARKKKN
- the LOC107430588 gene encoding uncharacterized protein LOC107430588 isoform X3, which gives rise to METFVESANQRKCSASNNDIAIRRLKNRERQRRYRARKRLEADIKKSSILKQSTPPVELQLNGVVSNYTPRVHCKRNWKRDARSAHMLKSPEVTTNGHVISRAISTRETQTCLSSGTKADETLERQSQSDVAIHGVNSETNKTLPGRRDWKAEARKKKN